Genomic segment of Oncorhynchus nerka isolate Pitt River linkage group LG10, Oner_Uvic_2.0, whole genome shotgun sequence:
ACATGGGATGGGTGGCCTAAGGGAGCAGGGCCCCGAGGAAGTTCTCCGGGATGGTGAAAACCACGAAACATTGTAGCCGTCAAATGATGACGGCAATTACGTTAATGCTAGATATCAAGACTTATCAGGGAAACCCCGAATGTCAAAACAAACATTTACTCATTAGTTCGCTTGCTTTGAAGTAGCTGGCGGGTGAATGAAAGCGGAAGACCTTCAAGCTGTAAAGTGTACAACATCCGGTATCCTgcatttcaaaataaaagcccacAAGGATTAGCAATAGCATTACAGCACGTTTTTAAACTATAATCTTTGATTACATTATGATCAAGCATTAATTGATATGCGGAGCTAATGTGGGTCCACTGGTTTTCAAATTGTGTACAAAATACTGATGGTCACAATTAAGATGAAAGTATGACCAAATAAAGATGACAGGCATGTTAAATCAATTAGATTTTATTGCTCACCTCTCATTCATTCACACTTCCAAGTAGTCTTTCTTACATCCAAGTATGTACACAATTTTGTTTATAAGCATCATTAGGTGGCATATTTTAAATAAGTAATAGAGGAGATACCAGTCAAAACTATTTGCAACAGCAAAACATTTTTGAGGCTCAAGCTTATTTTTAACCCATTCCTAGTAACAATAATGTAAACCAAAGCTTACAAAAAAAACCACTGGAGAAATAAAGCTTGTTTCTTTTCAAGTATTAATTAAATTAACTAAGGATGGACTACAATACTTCCACAATTGTCACCTTATCATATGTAGTTACATGACATTCAACTCCTTTTTCAAATAATCTTCAAAATAAGGCTTTATAATTTAGGTGTTACAATGGCAAACATTGGCTTCAACTTTCATGTGGCAAGATAGTGGAACACAGCATAAACACAAGCACTCACATATGCAAAAGAACACATGGGAACAGTCATTTGTTAACAGCCATGGAATTGTGGAAAAGTCTGGTTTGTTTGAGCTCTCATGTCATGCATGACTTGGGACCTTTTCTCTTCTGTTGGAGACATGGTCACTCTCCACATTCTTATTCGGTTTAGGGAAGAAATTATAATAACCATGCTTTATATTAATATTCACATTTAGAAAATAAGGCGTTTTCACTTCATGGCTCTTGCATGATCTCTGCTTCAGTGGCCTGCACTTTCTTTTCAACTAGTGTAGTTTTTGCTCCCCTGGCTAAAGCCTGCTTGATTGTACTGCTGGCCACCCTGCTGGAAGAACTGTTCAAACTGTCCTCCTTGGTTCAAATTCTGACCCCCTCGCCAACCTCCCCCCTGTCCTCTTCCCCTACCATCACCTCTTCCTCTACTAtcacctcttcctctacctccgcGACCCCCTCTGCCACCCCTGTCCTGGTGGCGACCTCCTTCTTGATTGTGGTTGTCATGTTGgtaaccacctcctccaccttgatGCCCTCCTGCAGGGTAACCAGGGCCCTGGAAGCCCCCTTGAAATTTTCCACCCCCGtaacctcctctccccccacccccttgGTGGCCACCTCCTTCCTGGTTATGACCCtggtaaccaccaccaccaccaccacctcctcctcctccgtccgACCAGCCTCCCTGCACCTTGCCCCCTCTgccaccccctcctccacccctcccgcCCCTTTCATAACCCCTCCTCCTCGCTCGTAACCCCCTCGGCCCCCCTGAGAGTGTTGGTCGTAGCCCCCCCTGCTGCCTCCTCGTCCACCACCGCCATACTGTCCACCTCCCTGTGGACCGTCTTGCCTCTTCTGCCAGGTGGGCATCTCTGGTGGGGGGGCCTCAATCTCAGTGGGTCGCCCACCTCTGTCTGGCACACGTCCCATTAGAACCTGCacaacaaaaatgtaaataaaaaaagtTAATCAACAGAACGTGTACAAGCCAAGGGGTGTTTTCTGACAGCACAGCCAAAGTAGCCAAAGTAGTTTAAAAATATTTTCTTGACATGAGGTATGAAAAAACAGAATGTGACAGCAGCTCTCAAGGTAGTATTGAGATAAACGTTAAAAGTTAGCAAGTGGAGAATTACAAATCTGCTCCTTACCTTGTTAATGGCACAAGCAGTCTTCTCCCTTATCCTGCCACTACTTGTGCGCATAATCTTGGAGAGGTCCTCTCGTGCAGCAAAGAGGTGAGCCACCGAGACTTTGCTCTTTGTGGCGAGGGTTGAACGCAAAGGCGGGTATACATTGGCCAGCTTTTCAGCATGTTTCTGTGTAACAATAGAAATTCAatttctacatacagtactcaatTGTTTACAGTACAAATGCATTGTGATTGCAAATATGCTGTAAATGAATAACACAGACTACAACCACAACCAGTTACACTTTGAATAAGTATAACAATCTTCCCAGTACAGAGTTCTCACCTTAGCTTTGTCAGACCAACCAAAGGACTGAACTGTCACGTCAAGACGTTTCAACAACATCTTCCTTCGGACTTCATACTCATTCACAAGTGCTTGATTGATGGCTTCGATTTTTTCCTGTAAAAGAGAAATGTAAATTAGATTAGAacgtttaatagtcacatgtacagggttgcagatgtaattacagggtacagtgaaattcttGGAGATTcgagctccaacaatgcaggacAAAGTGGACTGCAGTATAGTACGCTGCTTAAGAATGTAACATATATTTTGGTTTGCAGTGGGAAATGTATTCCGCTATGCACATCTTTATTGTTTTTAAGGGTATTACAAAGTGAACTGGTCCAAGTGCCTTCTTCATCAGAGGACCCCCAACATGAGTTGATGGCACTTTGGCTAGAGCTTCTTTCAGCTGAGGAAAAAAGGAGATAATATTAATGTTGAGAGAACTAAACCTTAGCTAAAGTATAGCTGTATTCAACAAAAAGACACATACCTATCATAACATAATACTGACATAGCCTGGTGTGACATGGACTGACCTTCTTCTCGATCCCACTGAAGAACTGGAACATGGTGATGTTGGCTGGGGGTTTGGACATGCCCAGGGACACACAGATTCCCTTCAGCTCCATAAAGACAACACTGCCTCCGGCCTCCTGGGCTGCCTTCTGAGGCTTGTTGACCAGGATCATCCTGGAGGCCTCCAGCTCCGAGATCAGAAAGGCTGAGAGAGAGCATATCATTCAAACGGCAATCATCATACTGTATTAATATGAATTCTATAAATGATAGGGAAACTGACAACACAGGGAGAAGGTTGACTTATGCTGTTCACATACTGATGAGCAGTAGGCAGTTTGTCTTGTTGAGCAGCCTCTGGGTGACATCTCCTGTGGTGAGGACATTGTAAGGACAGGCCAGCTCAGACAGAAGACCACTCATCTCGAGCTGGAACCCCTCTGCCTCACTGGGACCTGGGTGGGGTAGATGGAGAGTTGGTGCAATGACAACCCAGAGAAATACAATTTTCTTTTATTATTCAATGCACAAGCACTGAGATGAGTTAAGAATAAAACCGACTCACAGTTGGTGGCATGGACATTCTCCTCCAGGTGACAGTAGAGCTTGAGCTCTGAGACGATCCAGGCACACACCTTGGTGAACTCTGGTGCTGCTGCTCCCCCGCTCACCGCAGCCTCCAGTGCTCCATCCTCCAACAGAGGGCCTTGGTACCTGAGAAAACAAAGACAGTAACCTCATAAGACTTTCACTAAAAACCTATACTTACCAGTTAATCTAGCTAGTCATTAAAGCAGCAATCAACAGTTGAAAGAATAAAGCCCCCTCCCCACccttgttttggtaaaaagctgagggatggagatggaaaaaTGTAACCAATCAAATTCATAGAGCTAtggtgcaaggactgaccatcgaTGATATAAACATTGATataaaaattatagttttaaccatgcttaggtattttattaggatccccattagctgttgcaaaagcagcagctactcttcctggggtccacacaaaacttAATAcaaaatgacataatacagaacatcaatagacaagaacagctcaaggacagaactacatagttgtttttttaaaggcacacgtagcctacatatcaatacatacacacaaactatctaggtcaaataggggagaggcgttgcgCTGCGAGATGTTGCTTTATCTGTCTTTTTAAAACCAGGTTTAcggtttatttgagcaatatgagatgtaaggaagttccatgcaataagggctctatataatactgtatgctttcttgaatttgttctggaattgtgaaaagacccctggtggtatGTCTGGTGGgacaagtgtgtgtgtaagttgactatgcaaacaatttgggattttcaacacattaatgtttcttataaaaaaataagaagtgatgcagtcagtctctcctcaactcttagccactGGCAtgtatagtatttatatcagccctctgattacaattaagagctAAATGTGCCACTCTGTTCTGTGACAGcagcagcttaactaggtctttccttgccaCCCTGGACCAcacaactggacaataatcatgataagacaaaactagagcatgcagaacttgctttttggagtgtggtgtcaaaaaagcagagcatctctatTACGGCCAGACCTcttcccatctttacaaccattgaatctatatgttttgaccatgacagtttacaatctaaggcaaGGCCAAGttatttagtctcctcaacttgttcaacagccacatgattcattaccagattcagatGAGGTCTAGAACGTAAGGAtagatttgtaccaaatacagtGCTCTTGGTTTTAGAGATGTTCGGGactagtttattactggccacccattccaaaacagactgcaactctttgttaagggtttcagtgacttcattagctgtggttgctgatgcatatatggttgaatcatcagcatacatggacacacatgctttgtttaatgccactggcaggtcattggtaaaaatagaaaagagtagagggcctagacagctgccctgcggtacaccactctttacatgtttgacattagagaagcttccctTAAAGAAACCCCtcagttctattagatagatagctctgaa
This window contains:
- the fam98a gene encoding LOW QUALITY PROTEIN: protein FAM98A (The sequence of the model RefSeq protein was modified relative to this genomic sequence to represent the inferred CDS: deleted 2 bases in 1 codon), giving the protein METDIIDSLEDLGYQGPLLEDGALEAAVSGGAAAPEFTKVCAWIVSELKLYCHLEENVHATNCPSEAEGFQLEMSGLLSELACPYNVLTTGDVTQRLLNKTNCLLLITFLISELEASRMILVNKPQKAAQEAGGSVVFMELKGICVSLGMSKPPANITMFQFFSGIEKKLKEALAKVPSTHVGGPLMKKALGPVHFEKIEAINQALVNEYEVRRKMLLKRLDVTVQSFGWSDKAKKHAEKLANVYPPLRSTLATKSKVSVAHLFAAREDLSKIMRTSSGRIREKTACAINKVLMGRVPDRGGRPTEIEAPPPEMPTWQKRQDGPQGGGQYGGGGRGGSRGGYDQHSQGGRGGYERGGGYERGGRGGGGGGRGGKVQGGWSDGGGGGGGGGGGYQGHNQEGGGHQGGGGRGGYGGGKFQGGFQGPGYPAGGHQGGGGGYQHDNHNQEGGRHQDRGGRGGRGGRGRGDSRGRGDGRGRGQGGGWRGGQNLNQGGQFEQFFQQGGQQYNQAGFSQGSKNYTS